Genomic window (Streptomyces sp. SLBN-31):
GCGAGGGCGTTGACGACGACCAGGGCCAGCACGCCCAGCAGGATGATCATGATGGCGAAGGCGGCGATCAGGGCCGCCGCGCCGCCGAAGGGGCCGATCTCCTCGCGGGCCATCTGGCCCAGCGAACGGCCGTCCCGGCGGGTGGAGAAGAACAGCACCACCATGTCCTGCACCGCCCCGGCGAAGATCACCCCCGTGATGATCCAGACGGTGCCGGGCAGATATCCCATCTGCGCGGCCAGAACGGGCCCGACCAGCGGACCGGCGCCCGCGATCGCGGCGAAGTGGTGGCCGAGCAGGACCCGGCGGTCGGTGGGGTGGAAGTCGATGCCGTTGTCGAGGCGTTCGGCCGGGGTCGCCCGGGTGCCGTCGACCTTCAGGACCCGGTGCGCGATGAACTTCGCGTAGAAGCGGTAGCCGATCGCGTAACTGCCCAGGGCGGCCGCGACCATCCAGGCGGCGGAGACGTTCTCGCCCCGGGCGAGCGCGAGGACGGACCAGCCCGCAGCGCCGACCAGCGCAACGAGGGTCCAGACGACGATGGTTCGGACGTTCGCGGTACGCACGAGGCGGTCCTCCCGTCCATACGGAGTCGGGAGGACCGTAGAACAGCGGCCGCGGTTGCGCTACACCACGTGCACTACTCCATCGGCCTCTTCAGCCTCGCCACGAACTTGTACCGGTCGCCCCGGTACACCGAGCGCACCCACTCCACCGGTTCACCGTCCTTGTCGTAGGAGTGCCGGGAGAGCATCAGCATCGGCAGGCCGACGTCGGTGCCGAGCAGGCCCGCCTCGCGCGGGGTGGCCAGCGAGGTCTCGATGGTCTCCTCGGCCTCGGCGAGATGGACGTCGTAGACCTCGGCCAACGCCGTGTACAGGGACGTGTACTTGACGAGCGACCTGCGCAGGGCGGGGAAGCGCTTGGCGCTGAGGTGGGTGGTCTCGATGGCCATCGGCTCGCCGTTGGCCATGCGCAGCCGCTCGATGCGCAGCACCCGGCCGCCGGCGGTGATGTCGAGCAGCTCGGCGAGGCGGTCGTCGGCGGTGATGTACCCGAGGTCCAGCAGCTGCGAGGTCGGCTCCAGGCCCTGGGCCCGCATGTCCTCGGTGTACGAGGTGAGCTGGAGGGCCTGGGAGACCTTCGGCTTGGCGACGAACGTGCCCTTGCCCTGGATGCGCTCCAGGCGGCCCTCGACCACCAGCTCCTGCAGCGCCTGGCGCACGGTCGTGCGGGAGGTGTCGAACTCGGCGGCGAGGGTGCGCTCGGGCGGTACCGGGGTGCCGGGCGACTGCGTCTCCGTCATGTCGAGCAGGTGCTTCTTGAGGCGGTAGTACTTGGGCACGCGCGCGGTGCGGACGCCTGCCCCGCCGTCGGTCTCCGCACTGCTGACGTCGCTGCTCATGCTCTGCCTTCCCGGCTGACGGATGCGGGTCACTTCGTGATCCCTTCTGTATACCGTCGCCGTCCTTGTTGGTCTAGTCCACAGGGCCAAGTGGTCTAGCGGACGAGATTACTCCGCCGACGCTGTTTTCGCTGGCTTCTTACTTAAAGGTTCCTGCATATGTAGGTCGCATAACGGCTGGTCAGGGCGGTTTCGAGCACCCTTGACAGGCTTCCTGGTCTGGTCCAAGCTCCCGGTACTGGTCTACACCATTGGTTCAGGTCCCGGCGCATGGGCGGGGAGGTGTGGGCATCCCTGAGGAGGGTGGCGTGAAGCGCAAGCTGGCAGCCGCGATCGGTATCGCGGGCATGATGGTCTCGGTCGCTGCGTGTGGGGGCGGCGACGACAAGAGCTCGACGTCCGGCACCGACGCCAAGGAGCTGACGGTCTGGCTCACCGTCGATGCCCAGAACAACTGGCCGAACCTGGTGAAGGCGGCCGACGCGGCCGTGCAGAAGAAGCACCCCGGCATCAAGATCAAGCACGAGTACTACGGCTGGCCGGACAAGAACACCAAGCTCGACGCGGTCCTCGCCACCGACAAGGCGCCGGACGTGGTCGAGATGGGCAACACCGAGATGCTCGGCTACATGGTCAAGGGCGCCTTCGCCCCTGTGGACGCGTCGAAGTTCGCGGGCTCCTCCGCCTGGCTCGACGGCCTCAAGGCCTCGGTGACGTACGAGGGCAAGACCTACGGTGTGCCGTACTACGCCGGCGGCCGCGTCGCCAACTGGCGCAAGGACCTCTTCGCCTCGGTCGGCGTGAAGTCCGCGCCGAAGACGTACGCCGAACTGACCGCCGCCCTCGACAAGGTGCAGAAGAAGGAGGGGAACAAGTTCTCCGCCTGGTACCAGCCCACCCGTGACTGGTACGCGGCCATGTCCTTCGTCTACGACGCCGGCGGCTCCATAGCCAAGGAGGAGGGCGGCCAGTGGAAGGCCAACCTCTCCTCGCCCGAGTCGATCAAGGGCCTGACCGAGTTCAAGAACGTCGTCGACAAGTACATGCACGGCGACAAGACCAAGGACGAGTCCGACCGTTACATCGTCTACGGCCAGGGCAAGTCGGGCATGATCTTCGGCGCGGCGTGGGAGGGCGCGACCTCCGCCGACCCGAAGAACGACAAGACCGGCAAGCTCAAGGACAACCTCGAGAACTTCGTGATGCCCGGTCCGTCCGGCAAGAACATGCCCGTCTTCCTGGGCGGTTCGGACCTCGCCATCCCGGTCAAGTCCAAGGCGCAGGGCGTCGCCGCCGAGTGGATCAACGCCTTCACCGGCCCCTCCGGCCAGAAGGGCCTGATGGCCAAGGGCAACCTGCCCAACAACAAGACCGACCTCGCGACACTCAAGAACGACCCCGCGACGGCGGTCCCGGCCACCGCGGCCGAGTCCAACTGGTTCGTCCCGATGGCGCCCGGCTGGGGTCAGGTCGAGAAGGCCCAGGTCCTGCAGACGATGCTGCAGAGCATCGGCACCGGCAAGAAGTCGGTCGAGGCCGCCGCGAAGGATGCGGACACCGCGATCGACAAGGTCATCAACACCAAGTGACCTGCAAGCGGGGTTCCGTCTCGGCGGAACCCCGCTGTCCGTACGACCTGAGGGACCGCTGAGGAGCGCGCGATGAGTGCCGCAGACACCACCACCCCTGCCAAGGTGCCGCCGCCGCGGCAGGCGCCGCCACCACCGCCGGTCGCCAAAACCCCCCGCAGAGGCGGGACTTCGGGCGGCACGACCACGCCCTGGCTGCTGCTCGCGCCCTGTCTGCTGATCCTGGCGCTGGTCCTCGGCTATCCGCTGGTCCGCCTGGTCACCCTGTCCTTCCAGAAGTTCGGCCAGTCCCAGCTGTGGGGCTTCCAGCCGGCCGACTGGGTCGGGTTCCACAACTTCAGCGGGGTGCTGAGCGACGGCGAGTTCTGGCAGGTCGTGCTGCGCACGATCGTCTTCGCGGCCGGCTCGGTCGTGTTCACGATGGTGCTGGGCATGTTGATCGCCCTGCTCCTGCAGCGGGTTTCCGGCTGGGTGAAGACGCTGGTCAACATCGCGCTGGTGGCCAGCTGGGGCATGCCGATCATCGTCGCCACCACGGTCTTCAAGTGGCTGTTCGACGCCGACTACGGCATCCTCAACGCGCTGCTGAGCAAGCTCCCCGGCATGGACCTGATCGGGCACAACTGGTTCGCCAGCGGCCCGCAGGGGCTCGCCGTGATCATGCTGCTGGTGGTGTGGGGAGCGGTCCCGTTCGTCGTCATCACCCTCAGCGCCGGCCTCACCCAGGTCCCGGCCGAACTGGAGGAGGCCGCCCGCCTCGACGGCGCGGGTTCCTGGGGCGTCTTCCGGTACGTCACCCTGCCCATCCTCAAGCCGATCATCGTGATGCTCACGACCCTGTCGGTCATCTGGGACATGGGCGTCTTCCCCCAGGTCTTCGTGATGCGCAACGGCCATCCCGAGCAGGAGTTCCAGCTGCTGACCACCTACTCCTACGACCGGGCCTTCGTGGTCAACGACTACGCGCAGGGCTCGGCGATCGCCCTGATCACCGTGGTGCTGCTGCTCGGCGTGGTCGCGGTGTACATGCGCCAGATGCTGAAGATCGGAGAGGTCGAATGAGTGGCACGATCGCTACGGGGCGGCGGCCCCGCAGGTCCAGGGCCGGCTGGAACCTCCTCGGTCTGCTGGTCTTCGTCACCGCCGGCTTCCCCGTCTACTGGATGCTCAACACGGCGATCAAGCCGGCCAAGGACACCATCGACCCCGATCCGAGCCTGTTCCCCACCGGCTTCACGCTCTCCAACTTCAGCCGGGCACTGGACATCGCGGACTTCTGGGGCCCGGTCGGCCGCAGCCTGCTCGTCTCCCTGTCCGTGGTGGCGATCGGCATCGTCGTCGGCATGCTGGCCGCGCTCGCCATCTCCCGGTTCGCCTTCCGCGGCCGCAAGATCGTCATCGTCGGCATCCTCGCCGTCCAGATGGTCCCGCTGGTCGCCATGATCATCCCGGTCTTCCTGCTCCTGAACGACCTGCATCAGTACGACAAGCTCACCGGACTGATCATCACTTACCTGACCTTCATCCTCCCCTTCACGGTGTGGACGCTGCGCGGCTTCATCGTCAACATCCCCCGGGAACTGGAGGAGGCGGCCATGGTCGACGGCTGCTCCCGCACCGCCGCCTTCGTCCGCGTGGTCTTCCCGCTCCTCGCCCCCGGCATGGTCGCCACCTCGGTCTACGGCTTCATCCAGGCCTGGAACGAGTACCTCTACGCCCTGATGCTGCTCAGCCAGGAGCACCAGACGGCGACCGTGTGGCTCGGCAACTTCACCACCAAGCACGGCACCGAATACGCCCCGATGATGGCCGGAGCCACGATGATGGCCGTGCCGATCGTCGTGCTGTTCCTCCTCGTCCAGCGCAAGATGGCCGCGGGCCTGACCGCGGGCGCAGTGAAGGGATAACGCCCCCCGATGACGACATTCGCCAGCGGCACAGACACCCTGACGCGCGACGCCCTGACGGTCCTTCAACCCGGTTTCACCGGCACCACGGCCCCCGACTGGCTGCTGCGGCGCCTCGGGGAGGGCCTCGCCTCCGTCGGTCTGTTCGGCCGCAACATCGCCTCCGCCGAGCAACTGTCGGTGCTGACCGCCCAGTTGCGGGCCGAGCGGGACGACGTCCTCGTCGCCATCGACGAGGAGGGCGGCGACGTGACCCGGCTGGAGGTGCGGACCGGGTCGTCCTTCCCCGGCAACCACGCCCTGGGTGCGGTGGACGACGTCGACCTCACGCGCGACGTGGCCGCCGAACTGGGCCGCCGCCTCGCCGCCTGCGGCGTCAACCTCAACTGGGCCCCGTCCGCCGACGTCAACTCCAACGCCGCCAACCCGGTGATCGGCGTCCGCTCCTTCGGTGCCGAGCCGAGCCTGGTCGCCCGCCACACCGCCGCCTACGTCGCCGGCCTGCAGTCGGCCGGAGTGGCGGCCTGCACCAAGCACTTCCCGGGCCACGGCGACACGGCCGTCGACTCCCACCACGCGCTCCCGCGCATCGACGTGCCCGCCGAGGTCCTGTCCGAACGCGAACTGGCCCCCTTCCGCGCGGCGATCGCCGCCGGCACCCGCGCCGTCATGAGCGCCCACATCCTGGTCCCCGCCCTGGACCCGGGCCGCCCGGCGACCCTCTCCCACCGCATCCTCACGGATCTCCTGCGCCGCGAACTCGGCTACGACGGCCTGATCGTCACCGACGGCATGGAGATGCGGGCGATCGCAGACACCTACGGCATCGAACGCGGCAGCGTCCTCGCGATCGCCGCCGGCGCCGACGCGATCTGCGTGGGCGGCGGCCTCGCCGACGACGAGACGGTACGGCGCCTGCGGGACGCCCTGGTCTCGGCGGTCCGCTCCGGCGAACTCCCCGAGGCCCGCCTGGCGGAGGCGGCCGACCGGGTCAGGTCCCTGGCGCGCTGGACGGCCACCACGAAGGAGGCCCGGCCGCAGCCCGGCCCCGACACCGAGGTGGGCCTGCGCGCGGCCCGCCGGGCGCTGCGCCTGACCGGCGCGGACACCTTCACCCCGCTCACCGACCCGCCCTACGTCGCCGCCCTCACCCCGGTGGCCAACATCGCGGTCGGCGACGAGACCCCCTGGGGGGTGGCGGCGGAGCTGTTCCACCTCCTGCCGGGCACGGAGACGGGCACGTTCTCCGGCGAGGACGCGGGCCTGGCCACACTGGCCGCCGCGGGCCCCCGCCGTATCGTCGCCGTGGTCCGCGACGAACACCGCCACCCCTGGATGGCCGCGGCCCTGGACTCGATCCTGAGGTCCCGCCCCGACACGGTCGTGATCGAGATGGGCCTGCCCCAGGCACCCCCGCGCGGCGCCCTGCACATCGCCACCCACGGCGCGGCCAGAGTCTGCGGCCGAGCGGCAGCGGAGATCATCGCAGGCGCCTAGCCGTTACGACGCCGAAGGCGCCGGTCCCTCGAAAGAGAACCGGCGCCTTTGCCGCGCCCCAAGGGGCGCGGGAAACTGCGCGAGCAACCCCCGCCTCCCGCAGCCCGAAAACCACGGCCACCCGGCAGACGAAACCGCTGAATCAAATCCCCTGCCAGTCAGGCTTGTTGACGTACGTGTGCCGGAAATAGTGCGCCAGCTTCAACTTGGACGCGGCGTCCTCGTCGACCACGACCGTCGCATGCGGGTGCAGCTGCAGTGCCGACGCCGGGCACACCGATGCCAGCGGCCCCTCCACACTCGCGGCGACCGCGTCGGCCTTGCCCTCGCCCGTGGCGAGGAGCACGACGTGCCGGGCGTCGAGGATCGTCCCGATGCCCTGGGTGATGACGTGGTGCGGCACCTGCTCGATGTCACCCTCGAAGAACCGCGCGTTGTCGATCCGCGTCTGCTCGGTCAGCGTCTTGATGCGCGTCCGGGAGGCGAGCGAGGAACACGGTTCGTTGAAGCCGATGTGCCCGTCCGTACCGATCCCGAGCAGCTGCAGATCCACGCCGCCCGCCTCGGCCAGCGCCGTGTCGTACGCCTCGCAGGCGCCCAGAACGTCCTCGGCCGTCCCGTCGGGTCCCATGAACGCGTCCACCGCGATGCCCAGCGGCTCCAGCACCTCGCGCCGCAGCACGGACCGGTACGACTCGGGATGGTCGGCCGGCAGCCCCACGTACTCGTCGAGCTGCGCCACCCGGGCCCGCGAGGTGTCCACGGCCCCGGCGGCCACCTTGGCGGCCAGCGCCTGATAGACGGGCAGCGGGGTCGAGCCGGTGGCCACGCCGAGCAGCGCGTCCGGCTTGCGCCGCAGAAGCCGCGCCATGGCCTCGGCGACGATCTCGCCGCCCGCCTTGGCGTCCGGGACGATGACAACTTCCACGCTGGGCCTGCCGATCTGAAAGAGGGGGACTCAACCGGTACCTGGAAGGGTCAGGTGGTTTAGACCAATCTAACAGAGGTGACCCCTGGGGCCCAGGGGAACCGACGCCTCCCGGTTCCACCCCGCGGGCGGGCATCATTCGCCCCGGGGGAGTGGAATGGGTGCTGCCCCGCGGACCGAGCCAGGAGGAACGACCATGACCGCCACGACACCGGAGCCCCGGACCGACGTCCCGGGCCGGACCATGGCCCGGGAGATGGCCGAGCAGCCGGCCGTGCTGCGCCGCCTCCTGGACGAGGGAGCCCCCGCCATCACGCAGGTGGCCCGGGCGATCGCCGCCCGCCGGCCCCGCTTCGTCCTGCTGACCGCCCGTGGCACCTCCGACAACGCCGCGCTCTACGCCAAGTACCTCCTCGAGATCCGCCTCGGCCTGCCCTGCGGCCTCACCTCGATGTCCACCACCACGGCCTACGGCGCCCGGCCGGACCTCACCGACGTCCTCGTCGTCACCGTCAGCCAGTCCGGCGGCTCCCCGGACCTGGTCGCCTCGACCAGGGCCGCCCGTGAGGCCGGCGCGATCACCCTCGCCGTCACCAACAACCCCGACTCCCCGCTGGCCGGCGTCTCCGAGTACCACGTCGACGTCATGGCGGGACCGGAGAAGGCCCTCCCCGCGACCAAGACCTACACGGCCTCCCTCCTCGCCCTCTACCTCTTCGTCGAAGGCCTGCGCGGCGGCGACGGCGCCGCCGCCAAGCCGCTGCCCGACCTCGCCGAGCAGCTGCTCGCCCGCCAGGACGAGGTCCGTGCCCTCGCCGCCCGCTACCGCTTCGCCGAACGCATGGTCATCACCTCGCGCGGCTACGGCTATCCCACGGCCAAGGAAGCCGCCCTGAAGCTGATGGAGACCAGCTACATCCCGGCGCTCTCCTACTCCGGCGCCGACCTCCTGCACGGTCCGCTCGCCATGGTCGACAACGTCTCCCCGGTGATCGCGGTCGTGACGGACGGCAAGGGCGGGGAGGCCCTCCAGCCCGTGCTCGACCGGCTGCGCGGCCGGGGCGCCGACCTCTTCGTCGTCGGTCCCGCCCATCAGGTCGAGCAGGCCTCCGCCGGCTTCGTGCTGCCCACCGAGGGCGTGGCCGAGGAGGTCCAGCCGATCCTGGAGATCATCCCCCTGCAACTGCTGGCCTACGAGGTCACCATCGCCCGCGGCCAGGACCCGGACGCACCCCGCGCCCTGGCCAAGGTCACCGAGACCCACTGAGGAAATTGCATGGCCGTCTGGCCCCGCACATGAACCCACACAGGCTAGGCTGCGTGGTGGATGTCAGGGCGTCCGGCCAGTTGGAGCCGTTCGGGAAAATACCAACAACGAACAGCCTCCAACGCATGGACACCCCGAGTGGTCTAGTCCACAATTGAAACAGTGCGCAGCAGCACGAACAGGCTTCCGTCTTCCCCGCACAGGAAGACGGACCGAGGAACCGGAGCTCTCTGCCCTGACTGCCCCGGCTCCTCAACCTTCGGCCGATACCGGGACCGCACACCCCGCGGCCGATACTGCTCCGGGCTGCGGTGCCGGGAGGGTTGAGGGTCCCTCTCAGGCGCCGCGGCCCGCGGGTGTTTCTGGGCCACACATACCCCCAGGTACGCTCGCACACGTGCCCTCCATGAACGAACTGGTCCGCCAGCACACCGCCCTCGACGACTCCGACCTCGAGTGGCTCCATCTGCTGGTCTCGGAGTGGCAGCTGCTCTCCGACCTCTCCTTCGCCGACCTCGTCCTGTGGGTCCCCACCAGCGACGGCACCCGGTACGTGTCCGTGGCGCAGATGCGGCCCAACACCGGCCCCACCTCCTACCAGGACGACATGGTCGGCCACCTCGTCCCGCGCGGCCGCCGCCCGATGCTGGACGCGGCCCTGGACGAGGGCCGGATCGTGCGCGAGGGCGATCCGGAGTGGCGCGAGGAGGTCCCGGTCCGGGTCGAGTCGATTCCGGTCCGCCGCGACGGGCGCGTCCTCGGTGTCATCGCCCGCAACACCAACCTGCTGACCGTGCGCACCCCGAGCCGCCTTGAGCTGACCTACCTCCAGAGCGCCTCGGACCTCGCGCAGATGATCGCGGCCGGCTCCTTCCCCTTCGCCAACCAGCAGATGGACATGGACGCCGCCCCGCGCGTCGGTGACGGCCTGATCCGGCTCGACGCGGACGGCATCGTCCAGTACGCCTCGCCGAACGCGCTGTCCGCGTACCACCGCATGGGCCTCGCCTCCGACCTCGTCGGCCAGCACCTCGGCCGGACCACCGCCGAACTCGCCCCGACCCGCGGCCCGGTGGACGAGGCGCTGTCCAAGGTGGCCAGCGGCTGGGCGCCGCGCGAGTTCGAGATCGAGGCCCACGACGGGGTCATCCAGTTCCGCGCGATCCCGCTCAAACCCAAGGGCACCCGCATCGGTTCACTCGTGCTGCTCCGGGACGTCACCGAACTGCGCCGCCGCGAGCGTGAGTTGATCACCAAGGACGCGACCATCCGGGAGATCCACCACCGGGTGAAGAACAACCTCCAGACGGTCGCCGCCCTCCTTCGGCTCCAGGCCCGCCGCATCGACTCCGAGCGCGGCCGCGAGGCGCTGGAGGAGGCGGTGCGGCGGGTCGGCTCCATCGCGATCGTGCACGAGACGCTGTCTCAGAACCTGGACGAGCGCGTGGAGTTCGACGAGATCGCCGACCGGGTGCTGGCCATGGTCGCGGAGATCTCGCCGGGCAAGGTCACCGGCCGGCGTACCGGCCGGTTCGGCATCCTCGACGCGGAGGTCGCCACCCCGCTGTCCATGGTGCTCACCGAGATCCTGCAGAACGCCCTCGAACACGGTTTCCGCGAGGGCGACACCGGCACCGTCGAGGTCTCGGCCGTCCGCGGGGGCACCACGAAGGAGGCCCGCCTGCTGGTCACCGTCCAGGACGACGGCGTCGGCCTGCCCGAGGGATTCGACCCGCACACCGCGGGCAACCTCGGCCTGCAGATCGTACGGACGCTGGTGGAAGGCGAGTTGGGCGGTACGTTCGACATGGTCCCGGCTCCCGACCGGGGCACCCGGGTCATCCTCGACGTGCCGGTGCGGGCCAACAAGTAGACCTGCCCCGCGGAGGTCGCTTCCGTGAACCACAGCAAGAAGCCCCGGACCCATTCCCGGGTCCGGGGCTCGAATGCTCGTTGCCAGCTTGTGCTGCGCATCGGGGGTACTGCGCGCTGCGGCTCGGGGGCGGGAGATGCGTACTCGCTGTACGCGCCGCCAAGCTCAGGCTTTGTGGGGCGGGTGGGTCAGGCGGAGGCCTGACGGGCCCGGTTGCGGGCGGCACGGCGCTTCATCGCGCGACGCTCGTCCTCGCTGAGACCACCCCAGACGCCGGAGTCCTGACCGGACTCGAGCGCCCACTGCAGACACTGATCCATGACGGGGCAGCGACGGCAGACGGCCTTGGCTTCCTCGATCTGCAGCAGCGCAGGACCGGTGTTGCCGATGGGGAAGAAGAGCTCGGGGTCTTCCTCGCGGCAAACGGCGTTGTGACGCCAGTCCATGGCTGCTACCTCTCCTTGGTATTACGTGCAAGTTGCTTGTGAATGTGAACGCTTTCACGAATCCCTCAACAAGTGAAGGGCCTACCGCCAGTTCCCCGGCGCGGGTCCTGTGAATTGAAGAGGGGTTCCGGTGATCTGTGGATGCCGGTGTTGCGGGCTGTCCCGATCGCCACGTAGAGACTCGCAAACCTCAGCGGCGGATACAACCCCTTCTGGAAAGTTTTTTTTGATTCCTCGGTGTCGACTAGGTCACAGCCGTACTTCCATGGGGTGGATCCTGGCCTAAACGTTCGAGTGAAAGGACTTTAGCCCCTTCTGCTCACACAATCACACGCAGTGCACGGCGTACGCCTGTGAACGTCACGCTGGTACGCAGTCCGAGGTGGTCGCCGTCCATCTGAAGGGGTAGGGGCACCTTCGAATGCAAGGTGAACCGGTCCAGGTCGTGCAGGGATGCCACGTGCCGGCCATGAGGTCCGCGGTCCGCGGACGAAGTGAGCAACTGTGTGGCATACCGGGCAACCGCGACCGTGGACATACGGCTGAGACCGAGTACGTCGAGCCCGGTATCGAACGAGGCCTTAGGTGCCGCGTACACCGGACGATTACCCAGATACGTCCAGGGCGAGGTGTTGCAGATTATGGAGAGCACCAGATCGGCCACCGGTTCTTCACCGGGCCGCTCCAGGGTGATCGTGCCGTGCCGCTTGTTCGGCTCCTGCAGGTACTGCCGTAGCACCTGGCGCAGGTAAAGGGCGTGCGTGGACTTCTTGCCCTGCTCGCGCTGCTGTTCCACCCGGCCCACCACGCCCGCGTCGAAGCCGAGCCCCGCGCAGAAGGTGAACCAGCGGGCGGGCACCGCCTCGTCCTCGGTGCCCGGCGTGCCGGCGGCGAGGCCCATGCCGACCGTGCGCTCGCTGCCCTCGTGCAGTGCGTCCAGCAGCGCGCCCGTCGCGTCCACGGCGTCGTTGGGCAGCCCCAGCGCGCGGGCGAAGACATTGGTGGAGCCGCCGGGGACCACGGCCAGCCGGGGGAGCCCGTCCGGATTGGGTCCGGCGTGCAGCAGGCCGTTGACCACCTCGTTGACCGTGCCGTCGCCGCCGAGGGAGACCACGAGGTCGATGTCCTCGCTCTCCGCGGCCTGCCGGCCGAGGTCGCGCGCGTGGCCGCGGTACTCGGTGGTGACGACTTCGAGCTTCATCTCGCTGGCGAGGGCGTGGATGAGTACATCGCGCCTACGTGCGCTTGTGGTGGTGGCTGCCGGGTTGACCACGAGAAGTGCACGCATGGGTTGCAGCGTACCTACTGGGTGGTACCGGGCACAGGGCGAGGTGTGGATCAGGTAAGAGGCCGGGGCGTGAGGCTCACCACGGGCGGCGGCCTCAACCTCGCCGCGGGGGCCCGCGTCCCCGGAGCTACCCTTCAGGGGTGACCACTGAGCAGACCCCCGCCACCGAGGAAGACAGCGGCCCCCGCCCGCGCCGCCTGGCCTACGCGGCCGCGCTCGCCGCCCTGGAGGGGCTGGCGCTGGTCGTCGGCGGCGTCTGGATGCTCGTTGAGGGTCTGGCGGGCGCCCCGGACGACCGCGGCTCCGCCGTCACCGGCGGCATCACCCTGATCGTCCTCGCCCTGCTGCCGCTGCTGGCCGCCCGCGGGCTGCTGAAGCGCAGGAGCTGGAGCCGGGGCCCGGCGGTCATCACGCAGATCATGGCGCTGCCGGTGGCGTACAACCTGCTGCAGGCCGACAGCGTGGCCATTCCGGCGGGGATCGCGCTGGCGGTCGTCGCCGTCGCCGCCCTGGTGCTGCTGGTCAACCCGGCGACGACCCAGGCCCTCGGGATCAAGGGTCCGGGCCGCGCGCAGGACGGCGAGCGGTAGTCCCACGACGCCGTAGCCGCCGTCGGGCTACTCCTCCACCAGGAGCTTCTCCCGCAGCTGGGCCAGCGTGCGGGCCAGCAGGCGCGAGACGTGCATCTGCGAGATGCCGACCTCCTGCGCGATCTGCGACTGGGTCATGTTGCCGAAGAAGCGCAGCAGAAGGATCCGCTTCTCCCGGGGCGGCAGGTCCTCCAGCAGCGGCTTGAGGGACTCGCGGTACTCGACGCCCTCCAGCGCCTCGTCCTCCGCGCCGAGGGTGTCCGCGACCGCCGGGGACTCGTCGTCGGTGTCGGGGA
Coding sequences:
- a CDS encoding GntR family transcriptional regulator, with the translated sequence MSSDVSSAETDGGAGVRTARVPKYYRLKKHLLDMTETQSPGTPVPPERTLAAEFDTSRTTVRQALQELVVEGRLERIQGKGTFVAKPKVSQALQLTSYTEDMRAQGLEPTSQLLDLGYITADDRLAELLDITAGGRVLRIERLRMANGEPMAIETTHLSAKRFPALRRSLVKYTSLYTALAEVYDVHLAEAEETIETSLATPREAGLLGTDVGLPMLMLSRHSYDKDGEPVEWVRSVYRGDRYKFVARLKRPME
- a CDS encoding extracellular solute-binding protein gives rise to the protein MKRKLAAAIGIAGMMVSVAACGGGDDKSSTSGTDAKELTVWLTVDAQNNWPNLVKAADAAVQKKHPGIKIKHEYYGWPDKNTKLDAVLATDKAPDVVEMGNTEMLGYMVKGAFAPVDASKFAGSSAWLDGLKASVTYEGKTYGVPYYAGGRVANWRKDLFASVGVKSAPKTYAELTAALDKVQKKEGNKFSAWYQPTRDWYAAMSFVYDAGGSIAKEEGGQWKANLSSPESIKGLTEFKNVVDKYMHGDKTKDESDRYIVYGQGKSGMIFGAAWEGATSADPKNDKTGKLKDNLENFVMPGPSGKNMPVFLGGSDLAIPVKSKAQGVAAEWINAFTGPSGQKGLMAKGNLPNNKTDLATLKNDPATAVPATAAESNWFVPMAPGWGQVEKAQVLQTMLQSIGTGKKSVEAAAKDADTAIDKVINTK
- a CDS encoding carbohydrate ABC transporter permease, which encodes MSAADTTTPAKVPPPRQAPPPPPVAKTPRRGGTSGGTTTPWLLLAPCLLILALVLGYPLVRLVTLSFQKFGQSQLWGFQPADWVGFHNFSGVLSDGEFWQVVLRTIVFAAGSVVFTMVLGMLIALLLQRVSGWVKTLVNIALVASWGMPIIVATTVFKWLFDADYGILNALLSKLPGMDLIGHNWFASGPQGLAVIMLLVVWGAVPFVVITLSAGLTQVPAELEEAARLDGAGSWGVFRYVTLPILKPIIVMLTTLSVIWDMGVFPQVFVMRNGHPEQEFQLLTTYSYDRAFVVNDYAQGSAIALITVVLLLGVVAVYMRQMLKIGEVE
- a CDS encoding carbohydrate ABC transporter permease, with the translated sequence MSGTIATGRRPRRSRAGWNLLGLLVFVTAGFPVYWMLNTAIKPAKDTIDPDPSLFPTGFTLSNFSRALDIADFWGPVGRSLLVSLSVVAIGIVVGMLAALAISRFAFRGRKIVIVGILAVQMVPLVAMIIPVFLLLNDLHQYDKLTGLIITYLTFILPFTVWTLRGFIVNIPRELEEAAMVDGCSRTAAFVRVVFPLLAPGMVATSVYGFIQAWNEYLYALMLLSQEHQTATVWLGNFTTKHGTEYAPMMAGATMMAVPIVVLFLLVQRKMAAGLTAGAVKG
- a CDS encoding glycoside hydrolase family 3 protein, giving the protein MTTFASGTDTLTRDALTVLQPGFTGTTAPDWLLRRLGEGLASVGLFGRNIASAEQLSVLTAQLRAERDDVLVAIDEEGGDVTRLEVRTGSSFPGNHALGAVDDVDLTRDVAAELGRRLAACGVNLNWAPSADVNSNAANPVIGVRSFGAEPSLVARHTAAYVAGLQSAGVAACTKHFPGHGDTAVDSHHALPRIDVPAEVLSERELAPFRAAIAAGTRAVMSAHILVPALDPGRPATLSHRILTDLLRRELGYDGLIVTDGMEMRAIADTYGIERGSVLAIAAGADAICVGGGLADDETVRRLRDALVSAVRSGELPEARLAEAADRVRSLARWTATTKEARPQPGPDTEVGLRAARRALRLTGADTFTPLTDPPYVAALTPVANIAVGDETPWGVAAELFHLLPGTETGTFSGEDAGLATLAAAGPRRIVAVVRDEHRHPWMAAALDSILRSRPDTVVIEMGLPQAPPRGALHIATHGAARVCGRAAAEIIAGA
- the nagB gene encoding glucosamine-6-phosphate deaminase, with protein sequence MEVVIVPDAKAGGEIVAEAMARLLRRKPDALLGVATGSTPLPVYQALAAKVAAGAVDTSRARVAQLDEYVGLPADHPESYRSVLRREVLEPLGIAVDAFMGPDGTAEDVLGACEAYDTALAEAGGVDLQLLGIGTDGHIGFNEPCSSLASRTRIKTLTEQTRIDNARFFEGDIEQVPHHVITQGIGTILDARHVVLLATGEGKADAVAASVEGPLASVCPASALQLHPHATVVVDEDAASKLKLAHYFRHTYVNKPDWQGI
- a CDS encoding SIS domain-containing protein, whose protein sequence is MTATTPEPRTDVPGRTMAREMAEQPAVLRRLLDEGAPAITQVARAIAARRPRFVLLTARGTSDNAALYAKYLLEIRLGLPCGLTSMSTTTAYGARPDLTDVLVVTVSQSGGSPDLVASTRAAREAGAITLAVTNNPDSPLAGVSEYHVDVMAGPEKALPATKTYTASLLALYLFVEGLRGGDGAAAKPLPDLAEQLLARQDEVRALAARYRFAERMVITSRGYGYPTAKEAALKLMETSYIPALSYSGADLLHGPLAMVDNVSPVIAVVTDGKGGEALQPVLDRLRGRGADLFVVGPAHQVEQASAGFVLPTEGVAEEVQPILEIIPLQLLAYEVTIARGQDPDAPRALAKVTETH